The Frankiales bacterium genome has a window encoding:
- the trxB gene encoding thioredoxin-disulfide reductase produces the protein MSDVRNVIIIGSGPAGYTAAIYAARAQLAPLVFEGEISWGGALMNTTEVENFPGFAEGIVGPELMQTMRAQAERFGAELVTQDVTDVDLTGPVKSVTADGVTYQARTVILAMGSGYRELGVDGEKRLSGHGVSWCATCDGFFFREQDIVVVGGGDSALEEATFLTRFARSVTLVHRRDTLRASKIMQERAFANDKMRFAWNSEVVEVQGADKVTGLVLRDTVTGETRTQEATGLFVAIGHDPRSELVRGQVDLDAEGYVLVEGRSTRTSLEGVFACGDLVDHTYRQAITAAGSGCAAALDAERFLANLEAAELTHDALQTLA, from the coding sequence GTGAGCGACGTCCGCAACGTGATCATCATCGGCTCCGGCCCCGCGGGCTACACGGCCGCCATCTACGCCGCGCGTGCGCAGCTCGCCCCGCTCGTCTTCGAGGGCGAGATCTCCTGGGGCGGCGCGCTCATGAACACCACCGAGGTCGAGAACTTCCCCGGCTTCGCCGAGGGGATCGTCGGCCCGGAGCTCATGCAGACCATGCGGGCCCAGGCCGAGCGCTTCGGCGCGGAGCTCGTCACCCAGGACGTCACCGACGTCGACCTCACCGGCCCGGTCAAGTCCGTCACCGCCGACGGCGTCACCTACCAGGCGCGCACCGTCATCCTCGCGATGGGCTCGGGCTACCGCGAGCTCGGCGTCGACGGCGAGAAGCGCCTGTCCGGCCACGGGGTCTCGTGGTGCGCCACGTGCGACGGCTTCTTCTTCCGCGAGCAGGACATCGTGGTGGTCGGCGGTGGCGACTCCGCGCTCGAGGAGGCCACGTTCCTCACCCGCTTCGCGCGGTCGGTGACCCTGGTGCACCGCCGCGACACCCTGCGCGCGAGCAAGATCATGCAGGAGCGCGCCTTCGCCAACGACAAGATGCGCTTCGCGTGGAACTCCGAGGTCGTCGAGGTGCAGGGCGCCGACAAGGTGACCGGCCTGGTGCTGCGCGACACGGTCACCGGCGAGACCCGCACGCAGGAGGCCACCGGGCTGTTCGTGGCCATCGGCCACGACCCCCGCTCGGAGCTCGTGCGCGGCCAGGTCGACCTCGACGCCGAGGGCTACGTGCTGGTCGAGGGCCGTTCCACCCGCACCAGCCTCGAGGGCGTCTTCGCCTGCGGCGACCTGGTCGACCACACCTACCGCCAGGCCATCACCGCCGCCGGGTCCGGCTGCGCGGCCGCCCTGGACGCCGAGCGCTTCCTGGCCAACCTCGAGGCCGCCGAGCTCACCCACGACGCGCTGCAGACCCTGGCCTGA
- the trxA gene encoding thioredoxin, whose amino-acid sequence MGAAKIVTDATFTDEVLLSEKPVLVDFWAEWCGPCKMVSPILEEIAAAHPEKITVAKFNVDENPQTAASERILSLPTMNVYQGGRLVKQIVGAKPKAALLADLAEFL is encoded by the coding sequence ATGGGCGCCGCCAAGATCGTGACCGACGCGACCTTCACCGACGAGGTACTGCTGTCCGAGAAGCCGGTCCTGGTCGACTTCTGGGCCGAGTGGTGCGGGCCGTGCAAGATGGTCAGCCCGATCCTCGAGGAGATCGCCGCCGCGCACCCCGAGAAGATCACCGTCGCCAAGTTCAACGTCGACGAGAACCCGCAGACGGCGGCGAGCGAGCGGATCCTGTCCCTGCCGACGATGAACGTCTACCAGGGCGGGCGCCTCGTGAAGCAGATCGTCGGCGCCAAGCCCAAGGCGGCCCTGCTCGCCGACCTGGCCGAGTTCCTGTAG
- the sigM gene encoding RNA polymerase sigma factor SigM gives MTEDVAAPGSPGPGPDDAALLAAHVAGDAEAFPELVRRHRDRLWAVALRTTGDPEDAADALQDALVSAFRNAGSFRGEAAVTTWLHRVVVNACLDRMRRRRARPTVPLPAEDGDTGAHGIADPRDDLDRLELRMEIDRALRALPDDQRAAIVLVDVEGLPVSEAAALLGVPEGTVKSRCSRGRARLAVALAGLRNPDDPGGVPSPQPRPAPDPAATLDPPPGGEPA, from the coding sequence ATGACCGAGGACGTCGCTGCCCCGGGGTCGCCGGGCCCCGGCCCGGACGACGCCGCCCTCCTCGCCGCCCACGTGGCCGGCGACGCCGAGGCGTTCCCCGAGCTGGTCCGGCGTCACCGCGACCGGCTGTGGGCCGTGGCGCTGCGCACCACGGGCGACCCGGAGGACGCGGCCGACGCGCTCCAGGACGCCCTGGTCTCCGCCTTCCGCAACGCCGGGTCGTTCCGCGGCGAGGCGGCGGTCACCACCTGGCTGCACCGCGTGGTGGTCAACGCCTGCCTGGACCGCATGCGCCGGCGCCGGGCCCGGCCCACCGTGCCGCTGCCCGCCGAGGACGGCGACACCGGCGCGCACGGCATCGCCGACCCGCGCGACGACCTCGACCGCCTCGAGCTGCGGATGGAGATCGACCGCGCGCTGCGCGCCCTGCCCGACGACCAGCGCGCGGCGATCGTGCTCGTCGACGTCGAGGGCCTGCCGGTGAGCGAGGCGGCCGCGCTGCTCGGCGTCCCGGAGGGCACGGTGAAGAGCCGGTGCTCGCGCGGTCGCGCGCGGCTCGCCGTCGCCCTCGCGGGCCTGCGGAACCCCGACGACCCGGGCGGCGTCCCATCACCGCAGCCCCGGCCGGCGCCCGACCCGGCCGCGACCCTCGACCCGCCACCGGGAGGTGAGCCCGCATGA